Genomic DNA from Carnobacteriaceae bacterium zg-C25:
AAGAGATGAAGAGTTGATTGTTCCAGATGGCCAAACGGTATTGCAAGTTGGCGATTTATTGCAATGTGTGGTCTTCACTCGTCAAAATCATTCGCACTTGAAGTTTTATCAAATCAACGTCGAAGACGATAGCCGTTACTTAGGAAAAGTGCTTAAAGATAGCATATTTAGCCAAGATTTAGTCGTTGCCATTGAACGTGACGGTCACATGATTGTGCCAAATGGCGATACGATGGTGTTGTTAGGCGATACGCTATTAATGAAAAAGATGACGGGAAATCAATAGTTGATAATCATAAAAGTTTGACCGATAGGCAGTCAGTAATCATAAAAAGATTGATGTGCTAGTACGTGATAGGTACTAGCACTTTTTGAATTTTCTGTTAGATGGTGTAGGTGATTTTGTGGCCGTTTATCGATTTTTGAGTGCAGGTTTAGTGTGTTAGTTGAGCAACCCATAATACAAAATAAGGTTGATACCGTATGGCATCAACCTTAAAAATTATGGAAAAGACGTTAATAACTTGTGAATATTGTTACCAACACCAAATAGGATAAAAACAATGCAGAAATACATAATGTCAACACGTTAAAACTTATTTTTTTGCCAATGCGATTGCTTTTTGTGTATTGGCAAAATGCAATTTTGCGACACGATTGAGTGCGTCAACACCATCACGTTCAATTAGTTTTGCTGCAACTTGATCAACGGTTGCGCCTGCACCACTAGGAATTGTCATATTGGTTTGTTCGCTCAATAATTTCAAGGATTCTAAAAATTCAGCACGTGCGATAATACTAGCAGCGGCAACCGCAATGTGTTCGCTTTCGCCTTTTGTCGCAAAATAAACGTTTTGCTTAACGACATCACGTTTGTGTGCTAAATGCGCCCAATATGTTTTGGGTAATTCAAATTGATCAATTAAAATACCGTCAACTTGTGACATATCCAGTTTTTTTCGGATACGCAAAAGGGCGTGATTATGCAGTTCGGCTTTCATTTGACCTTGCGACATCGTTGGTTGAACACTGTTGTATTTTTCGGGCATTACGTTTAACACTTCATACTCAATACGCTGTTTTAACGTTTGCGCAAGTGCCATAATTTTAGTGTCCGTTAAATTTTTAGAATCTTGTACACCGAGTTGTTTTAGCACTTCAATATCTTCGCTTTTCACAAACGCACTACAAACGACGAGTGATCCAAAATAACTGCCCGTCCCGACTTCATCACTACCAATGACGGACCATTTATCGAAATCTTTTGGCAAATCACTGTTTTTGCTCGATTTTTGCTGTGGGGATGTGGTAGAAATGGCTTGCCAAATAGACGCTTCATCATCAGCATTTGCCCCTTGAAATAACGCTTTTCCGGATTTATAAACGGTAATGGTAACACCATTGGTAGATGCTGCAAAAATGCTATGTGCAGGATAATTGTCTTTTAAATGGTCTTTATAAAAATGTTGCATTTTTTCAATTGTTGTTGCGTCAACTTGTAAAACTACCATAAAACACCCTCCTAAACTTACATTTATTGTATCAAATAAGTGGGTCTTTTAAAAGTTGAAAAGTCGATGTAATAGGCGTATAATTATTATATTAAATGAGAGCGGGGTTAATTTATGAATTATTATATTTACGCGGATAAGTTTTTCTTTACCGACGGTGAAAAACCAGCTGGTTATTTGGAAGTTGTAGATGGTCGATTTGGTGCGTATACAACCGATAAACCAGACGGTAAAATTGTCGATTACAGTGGGTATTATGTAGGCCCGGGATTAGTCGATACACATATTCACGGTTACGGTGGACACGATGTTATGGACAACGATGCGCAAGGTTTAGTGATTATGTCCGATCGTCTATTAGAAACTGGTGTAACGTCATTTTTACCAACAACGTTGACCGCATCAACTGAATTGTTAAACGATGTGTGTGAAACGATTGGAAAAAATGCGCATTTAGTGAAAGGTGCAAAAATTCGCGGTATCTTTTTAGAAGGTCCATTTTTCAATGAAAAATATAAAGGGGCACAAAATCCAAAATATATGAACGATCCAAGTAGTGAAAAATTACAAACTTGGAAAGATTTATCAAATGGCTTGGTGCGTAAAATTGCGATTGCACCTGAGCGTGAAGGGTCAATTCCGTTTATTAAAGACGCAAAAGCAAATGATGTGTATGTAGCGATTGCACATACGGATGCAACGTATCAAGAGTGTAAAGATGCGGTTGATGCTGGAGCCAATATTTTTGTG
This window encodes:
- the nagA gene encoding N-acetylglucosamine-6-phosphate deacetylase yields the protein MNYYIYADKFFFTDGEKPAGYLEVVDGRFGAYTTDKPDGKIVDYSGYYVGPGLVDTHIHGYGGHDVMDNDAQGLVIMSDRLLETGVTSFLPTTLTASTELLNDVCETIGKNAHLVKGAKIRGIFLEGPFFNEKYKGAQNPKYMNDPSSEKLQTWKDLSNGLVRKIAIAPEREGSIPFIKDAKANDVYVAIAHTDATYQECKDAVDAGANIFVHVYNGMRGLHHREPGVVGAALTLPHVHDELICDGHHVHPVSAKIVMDCNGRDNSVLITDCMAAGGQPEGDYKLGELDVIVEKGTARLKDNGSLAGSVLRLFESVQNVIKWEIAQPYEAFRMASYNAANSVGLGDVCGKLDAGYEADFVVVDTNYNLTATYLNGEKRYEK
- a CDS encoding ribonuclease HIII, which translates into the protein MVVLQVDATTIEKMQHFYKDHLKDNYPAHSIFAASTNGVTITVYKSGKALFQGANADDEASIWQAISTTSPQQKSSKNSDLPKDFDKWSVIGSDEVGTGSYFGSLVVCSAFVKSEDIEVLKQLGVQDSKNLTDTKIMALAQTLKQRIEYEVLNVMPEKYNSVQPTMSQGQMKAELHNHALLRIRKKLDMSQVDGILIDQFELPKTYWAHLAHKRDVVKQNVYFATKGESEHIAVAAASIIARAEFLESLKLLSEQTNMTIPSGAGATVDQVAAKLIERDGVDALNRVAKLHFANTQKAIALAKK